In the Ursus arctos isolate Adak ecotype North America unplaced genomic scaffold, UrsArc2.0 scaffold_19, whole genome shotgun sequence genome, one interval contains:
- the LOC113261512 gene encoding heat shock protein HSP 90-alpha-like: MKDILEKKVEKVVVSNRLVTSPCCIVTSTYGWTANMERIMKAQALRDNSTMGYMAARKHLEINPDHSIIETLQQKAEADKDDKSVKDLVIRLYETALLSSGFSLEDLQTHANRIYRMIKLGLGIDEDDPTADDSSAAVSEEMPPLEGDDDTSRMEEVD, translated from the coding sequence ATGAAGGACATCTtggagaaaaaagtagaaaaggtgGTCGTCTCAAACCGATTGGTGACCTCCCCGTGCTGCATCGTCACAAGCACGTATGGCTGGACGGCGAATATGGAGAGGATCATGAAGGCACAAGCCTTAAGAGACAACTCCACCATGGGCTACATGGCCGCGAGGAAGCACCTGGAGATAAACCCTGACCACTCTATCATTGAGACCTtgcagcagaaggcagaggctgaCAAGGACGACAAGTCGGTGAAGGATCTGGTCATCCGGCTCTACGAGACCGCTCTCCTGTCGTCAGGCTTCAGTCTGGAAGACCTGCAGACACACGCTAACAGGATCTACAGAATGATCAAGCTCGGTCTCGGTATTGATGAAGACGACCCCACGGCTGATGATAGCAGTGCCGCCGTGAGCGAAGAGATGCCACCCCTCGAAGGTGACGACGACACGTCACGCATGGAGGAAGTCGACTAA